From one Brachypodium distachyon strain Bd21 chromosome 4, Brachypodium_distachyon_v3.0, whole genome shotgun sequence genomic stretch:
- the LOC100838520 gene encoding dehydrogenase/reductase SDR family member 7, translating to MLLLLLSALLAGAGAGLLFKFATADGDFTLLSRRSPRREKVDGKVVWITGASRGIGEVLSMQFASLGAKLILSARNKEELERVKHNIVCKHPESRVEVLPMDLSSDEESLKEVVHAAESLFSSAGIDYMIHNAAFERPKRGALEETEDGLKATFNVNVFGTITLTRLLAPSMLDRGMGHFVVMSSAAGKVPTPGQALYSASKHALNGYFTSLRSELCTKGIKVTVICPGPIETPQSTGATSSSQRHSSEKRVSVERCAELTIVAATHGLKEAWISYQPVLAVMYLVQYMPTIGYWLMDKIGAKRVDAAAKKGNAYSLNLLFGGKKSA from the exons atgctcctccttctcctctccgcgctcctcgccggcgccggcgccggcctcctctTCAAGTTCGCCACGGCCGATG GGGATTTCACGCTCCTATCGCGTCGCTCACCGCGGCGGGAGAAAGTCGATGGGAAG GTTGTGTGGATCACGGGAGCGAGCCGTGGGATTG GGGAGGTTCTTTCAATGCAGTTTGCGAGCTTAGGAGCAAAGCTGATACTATCTGCACGTAACAAGGAGGAGCTTGAGAGAGTGAAACATAACATTGTCT GCAAGCATCCAGAAAGCAGAGTTGAAGTGTTACCCATGGATTTATCATCTGATGAAGAATCTCTGAAAGAAGTTGTACATGCGGCGGAATCTCTCTTTTCAAGTGCAGGCATTGACTATATGATACATAATGCAGCCTTTGAACGTCCA AAAAGAGGCGCTCTGGAAGAAACTGAGGATGGTCTTAAG GCAACTTTTAATGTCAATGTATTTGGAACTATTACTTTGACTCGCCTTCTTGCACCCTCaatgttggacagagggatgGGTCATTTTGTTGTG ATGAGCAGTGCAGCCGGAAAGGTCCCCACGCCTGGTCAGGCCCTTTACTCTGCTTCCAAGCATGCTCTGAACGGCTACTTCACCTCTCTGCGTTCTGAG TTATGTACAAAAGGCATTAAGGTCACTGTTATCTGTCCTGGACCAATTGAAACACCACAATCTACTGGTGCAACCTCTTCATCGCAAAGGCATTCTTCAGAg AAACGTGTTTCAGTGGAAAGATGTGCTGAACTGACAATAGTTGCAGCAACTCATGGACTGAAAGAAGCATGGATATCATATCAG CCTGTGCTGGCTGTTATGTACTTGGTGCAATACATGCCAACAATTGGTTACTGGCTTATGGACAAG aTTGGTGCAAAGCGTGTGGATGCAGCCGCAAAGAAAGGCAACGCCTACAGTTTGAATCTCCTCTTCGGTGGCAAGAAGTCGGCTTGA